The Nitrospira sp. genome has a window encoding:
- a CDS encoding ABC transporter ATP-binding protein, with protein MITVTNVSMVLAAGGRSVTILDRISFQIQAKQTVAIVGPSGSGKSTLLGLMAGLDRPTSGSIELDGSDITTMAESRMARFRREKVGYIFQSFHLIPTLTAIENVAIPLELSGESQAGDRAADLLSAVGLSDRMGHYPVQLSGGEQQRVAVARAFACRPPILLADEPTGNLDSTTGSHIVELLLALHRDHGTTLVLVTHDTTLASSMQRVLSLRDGHLDSDRMSSDPSFIDGRSTDSRRSDRLSLTAAPFQFGS; from the coding sequence ATGATCACCGTGACAAATGTGTCGATGGTCTTGGCTGCGGGAGGGCGTTCGGTCACCATCCTGGACCGTATTAGCTTTCAAATCCAGGCGAAACAGACGGTTGCAATCGTGGGACCGTCTGGGAGCGGTAAATCGACGCTGCTCGGCTTGATGGCGGGCCTTGATCGGCCGACCAGCGGATCCATCGAGTTGGACGGATCCGACATCACCACGATGGCTGAAAGCCGGATGGCCCGATTCCGACGAGAAAAGGTGGGCTACATCTTCCAGTCGTTTCATCTCATTCCCACACTCACAGCCATAGAGAACGTGGCGATTCCACTCGAGCTCAGCGGGGAGAGTCAGGCCGGTGATCGCGCGGCTGATTTACTTTCCGCAGTGGGGTTGTCCGATCGCATGGGACATTATCCGGTCCAATTGTCCGGTGGGGAGCAACAGCGAGTGGCCGTGGCTCGCGCCTTTGCCTGTCGTCCGCCGATTTTGCTGGCGGATGAACCAACGGGCAACCTCGATAGCACGACCGGCTCTCATATCGTCGAATTGCTGTTGGCTCTCCACCGGGATCACGGGACGACGCTTGTCCTCGTGACCCACGACACCACGTTGGCCTCTTCAATGCAGCGCGTACTGTCGCTCCGCGATGGGCACCTGGACTCCGATCGCATGTCCTCCGACCCATCATTCATCGATGGCAGATCGACTGACTCCCGACGGTCAGACCGATTGTCCCTAACCGCGGCTCCCTTCCAATTCGGCTCATGA
- a CDS encoding ABC transporter permease → MTRFLVKMAWRETRAAWRHFLYFLVCIAIGVGALTGVSLFGTQVERTVTKEARGLLGGDLEIRLSRPIGPQGQEVLDSLDARGIEHTHVSELVAMAARAEPTSVGQPTQIVELKAVETEYPLYGSLRIEPDTRLGELLREQDRDGPERACFGVVVQEALLIRMGLSVGDRLKIGQAQFVITGIVRTEPDRMANAFSLGPRVLMSQAGLRTADLVKVGSRVRERFLLRIPSGMPPESLLYELRGRLTSESARVSSYREAQPQLKQSLEQLTRYLGLIGLTALFVGGLGVATSVHAFVREKMNTIAILKTVGADSQTIVLTYGLQALMLGLIGSLVGLLIGMALHLGLPWVMAAVMASDLLDQLGFGNGWLGLSFAPLLKGLALGMLSTLLFTLWPLLTIRDVKPARIFRREIASSSQMSSSVRTRWWGAWRDLDPIKLVVAIGIGLGLALLSIWQAGSWKVGLLFILAFAAAVLLLGVSARAVLFVVKKWPRPEHLSLRQAVGNVTRPGSQAVSITIAIGIGVMVVTTVSLVERSLLEQVSENRPIDTPTFFFIDIQPDQAEGMVRLLRQRSGDPTPQLTPLVRSRLSAVKNESVKFEPLSEEEEQGNKAAQKEERRKRWFLTREYVLTFLHDLPKDNKVIQGTWWKPEQVFTKPLISMEEDAAKQLGVTVGDTIEFDIQGVPIAGEISSIRSVEWGNMSTNFFMIFSPGALEGAPHTYVATVRVAPSDEVPLQQAIVAAFPNVTAINIGDVLDSFARVLDRLSLAIRAVALFCVLSGGLVMAAALAATRFRRLYESVILKALGATRGVIARSFALEYAMLGALGGLLGIALASVLSWAVLETVFDLSWSLQPGVLAIGFLATVTLTLLVGFLSTYRILGHPPLAVLRQE, encoded by the coding sequence ATGACAAGGTTCTTGGTCAAGATGGCCTGGCGTGAGACGCGTGCCGCCTGGCGACACTTTCTCTATTTTTTGGTTTGTATTGCCATCGGCGTTGGCGCCCTGACGGGAGTGTCTCTGTTCGGCACCCAGGTAGAGCGAACCGTGACGAAAGAAGCACGTGGTCTACTGGGTGGCGATCTTGAGATTCGGCTATCCCGGCCCATCGGTCCTCAAGGCCAGGAGGTCTTGGATTCTTTGGATGCGCGCGGCATCGAACACACACATGTCAGTGAGCTTGTCGCGATGGCGGCACGCGCGGAACCTACAAGTGTTGGTCAGCCGACACAGATCGTGGAACTCAAGGCCGTCGAAACAGAATATCCGTTGTACGGCTCACTCCGCATTGAGCCTGACACTCGGTTAGGAGAATTGCTTCGCGAGCAAGATCGGGATGGTCCAGAGCGCGCCTGTTTTGGGGTCGTCGTGCAAGAGGCTCTGCTTATCAGAATGGGATTGTCGGTCGGCGATCGGCTGAAAATTGGACAAGCGCAGTTCGTGATTACCGGTATCGTGAGAACGGAGCCGGATCGCATGGCCAACGCCTTCAGTTTGGGCCCGCGAGTCCTGATGTCGCAAGCGGGACTCCGCACGGCTGACCTGGTTAAGGTGGGCAGTAGGGTTCGTGAACGGTTCCTGTTAAGAATTCCAAGTGGGATGCCGCCTGAATCTCTGCTGTACGAATTACGAGGTCGACTGACATCGGAATCAGCTCGTGTCTCGAGCTACCGTGAAGCTCAGCCGCAACTGAAGCAGTCCTTGGAACAGTTGACCCGCTATCTGGGCCTCATCGGGCTGACCGCCCTGTTTGTCGGAGGCCTCGGAGTCGCCACTTCGGTTCATGCCTTTGTGCGGGAAAAGATGAACACGATCGCGATTCTGAAGACGGTCGGTGCGGATTCCCAAACCATCGTGCTGACCTATGGATTACAAGCCCTGATGCTGGGTCTAATCGGAAGCCTCGTCGGCTTGCTCATCGGCATGGCCCTCCACCTGGGTCTTCCCTGGGTGATGGCCGCTGTCATGGCCTCGGATCTCCTCGACCAATTAGGTTTCGGAAATGGATGGCTGGGCCTTTCGTTCGCTCCGTTGTTGAAGGGACTGGCCTTGGGCATGCTCTCGACGTTGCTCTTTACCCTATGGCCGTTGCTGACGATCCGAGACGTCAAACCCGCGCGGATTTTTCGCCGTGAGATTGCCTCCTCCTCCCAGATGTCCAGTTCGGTACGGACCAGATGGTGGGGAGCTTGGCGTGATCTTGACCCGATTAAGCTGGTCGTGGCGATTGGAATTGGTCTCGGATTGGCGCTCTTATCGATCTGGCAGGCCGGATCGTGGAAAGTCGGTCTGTTGTTTATTCTGGCGTTTGCAGCCGCCGTGCTGCTGTTAGGGGTATCGGCCCGCGCAGTCCTTTTCGTCGTCAAGAAATGGCCGCGCCCCGAGCACCTGTCGCTCCGCCAAGCCGTAGGGAATGTGACTCGGCCGGGTAGTCAGGCGGTGAGCATCACGATCGCCATTGGCATCGGTGTGATGGTCGTGACGACCGTTTCGCTTGTCGAACGGTCATTGCTCGAGCAGGTGAGTGAGAATCGACCGATAGACACCCCGACGTTTTTCTTCATCGATATTCAGCCGGATCAGGCAGAAGGAATGGTGCGTCTCTTGCGCCAGCGATCCGGAGACCCAACTCCTCAGTTAACTCCCTTGGTCCGCTCGCGACTGTCCGCCGTGAAGAACGAGTCGGTGAAGTTTGAACCGTTGTCGGAAGAAGAAGAGCAGGGGAACAAAGCAGCCCAGAAAGAAGAACGTCGGAAGCGGTGGTTTCTGACACGAGAGTATGTCCTGACGTTCCTTCATGACCTGCCCAAAGACAACAAGGTGATTCAGGGCACGTGGTGGAAACCAGAGCAAGTCTTCACCAAACCACTGATCTCGATGGAAGAGGACGCCGCGAAGCAACTCGGTGTTACCGTGGGCGATACGATCGAATTTGATATCCAAGGCGTACCCATCGCGGGTGAGATCAGCAGTATTCGATCGGTCGAGTGGGGGAACATGTCGACCAACTTCTTCATGATCTTTTCACCGGGTGCGCTTGAGGGAGCACCGCATACCTACGTTGCCACCGTTCGCGTGGCTCCCTCAGATGAAGTACCTCTCCAGCAAGCGATCGTGGCGGCTTTCCCGAATGTCACTGCAATCAATATCGGCGACGTACTCGATAGTTTTGCTCGGGTGCTGGATCGATTGTCCCTTGCCATCCGTGCTGTCGCGTTGTTCTGTGTCTTATCAGGGGGGTTGGTGATGGCAGCGGCCTTAGCTGCGACTCGGTTTCGTCGGCTGTACGAATCCGTGATTCTCAAAGCCTTGGGCGCGACACGCGGCGTGATCGCCCGCTCGTTCGCCCTCGAGTATGCCATGCTGGGAGCCCTGGGTGGGCTTCTGGGAATTGCGCTTGCCAGCGTATTATCCTGGGCGGTCCTTGAGACCGTGTTCGACCTTTCCTGGAGCCTCCAACCGGGGGTGTTGGCCATAGGATTCCTGGCCACGGTCACACTGACCCTGCTGGTGGGTTTTCTTAGCACCTACCGAATTCTTGGGCACCCCCCCCTGGCCGTCCTTCGGCAGGAATAG
- a CDS encoding PilZ domain-containing protein has product MGGKTSNITCPTCHGVKVRLATRKGLSDVLLGGFTIYPFRCQLCAERFWEFLGRRTLNPRRSFDRVDVSFPTWFRIPRTPGSPRVGQEGVIENLSIRGCRIRTTAPLLIGSRVELEFQYSNDSLPITIAEAVVRSSVGKGAIGLRFTRLHRGEERRIRRIIDVWLPEPMPSRI; this is encoded by the coding sequence ATGGGGGGCAAAACATCCAATATCACCTGCCCGACTTGCCATGGAGTAAAAGTTCGCCTGGCAACCAGAAAAGGCCTGTCGGATGTCCTGCTCGGCGGGTTCACCATTTATCCGTTCCGCTGCCAGCTCTGCGCCGAACGGTTTTGGGAGTTTCTCGGTCGACGGACACTCAATCCTCGAAGGAGTTTCGATCGGGTGGACGTGTCGTTCCCGACTTGGTTTCGAATACCACGGACTCCAGGCTCGCCACGAGTTGGTCAGGAAGGTGTGATCGAGAATCTCTCCATTCGTGGGTGCCGGATTCGCACGACTGCTCCACTCCTCATCGGCTCCCGAGTAGAACTGGAATTTCAGTATTCCAACGATTCGCTCCCCATCACCATTGCGGAGGCAGTAGTCCGCTCTTCAGTAGGGAAGGGTGCGATCGGCTTGCGATTTACCCGTCTCCACAGGGGAGAAGAGCGGAGAATCAGGCGTATCATCGATGTGTGGTTGCCTGAACCCATGCCGTCACGCATATAA